The Euphorbia lathyris chromosome 3, ddEupLath1.1, whole genome shotgun sequence genome contains a region encoding:
- the LOC136223060 gene encoding subtilisin-like protease SBT1.4, with the protein MAISCVSTVVPLLLFFLSLASCSLSSPLSNNPQTFIVFMSKSHKPALFSSHHHWYSSIINSLPPSPHSPKILYTYSQAISGFSARITPDQAEALRRISGVISVIPDEINQLHTTHTPQFLGLSSESDFWLDGDFGEDIIIGVFDTGVWPGHPSFSDDGMSDVPASWKGICETSDEFPSYVCNKKLIGARAFYHGYNASKDSHSPKDTQGHGTHTASTAGGSLVKNASFYQYAKGEARGMASKARIAVYKICWSGGCSGSDILAAFGQAIEDGVHVISLSVGANKARPYYYDTTAIGAYVASVQYGITVSSSAGNSGPDAYTAVNVAPWILTVGASTVDREFRADVVLGDGRTFHGASLYTGEPLPDKLIPLVYAGDAGNSYCTAGSLDSSKVKGKIVLCDNGVIQRPEKGIEVKRAGGVGMIVRNYQDDLTLAAEAYLTPATTLGYTDATSIRYYIMFNDSPTAKIVFRGSVIGDSPPSPKVASFSSRGPNYITEEILTPDVIAPGVMILAGWTGAVSPSKMENDDRRVEFWLDSGTSMSCPHVSGLAAVLRKAHPNWSPAAIKSALMTTAYNLDNSGATIGDIATGKASTLFDRGAGHVDPNSALDPGLIYDIDQDEYISFLCAIGYNRTQIYLFIQEMPPEDICDNNMGNPGNLNYPSFSVVFEDTSSAVTYKRTVKNVGSSAKAIYDVKVNAPANVDVKVSPTRLVFSEENKSLSYEITFSSSTSSRSLGLDSASNTAQSFGSIAWSDRIHTVTSPIAVLWKQGVSKASF; encoded by the coding sequence ATGGCTATATCATGTGTCTCTACTGTTGTTCCTCTCcttctcttcttcctttctttagcCTCTTGTTCCTTGTCTTCACCATTATCTAACAATCCTCAAACTTTCATTGTCTTTATGTCCAAATCACATAAGCCTGCCCTCTTCTCCTCTCACCACCACTGGTACTCCTCCATCATCAATTCCCTCCCTCCCTCTCCTCACTCTCCCAAGATCCTTTATACTTACTCCCAAGCCATCAGTGGTTTCTCCGCCCGCATTACACCCGATCAAGCTGAAGCATTACGTCGCATTTCCGGCGTAATCTCCGTTATCCCAGACGAGATTAATCAGCTCCATACCACTCATACACCTCAATTTTTAGGCCTTTCTTCTGAGTCTGACTTTTGGCTTGATGGTGATTTTGGAGAAGACATTATCATTGGTGTTTTTGACACTGGAGTATGGCCAGGACATCCGAGTTTTTCAGACGATGGTATGTCTGATGTTCCGGCGAGTTGGAAAGGTATTTGTGAAACATCAGATGAATTTCCTTCTTATGTTTGCAACAAGAAACTCATAGGGGCGAGAGCATTCTATCATGGCTATAATGCATCAAAAGATTCACATTCTCCTAAAGACACACAAGGTCATGGAACGCATACAGCATCTACTGCTGGTGGATCATTGGTTAAAAATGCGAGCTTTTACCAATATGCAAAGGGTGAGGCTCGTGGTATGGCCTCAAAGGCACGAATTGCTGTTTATAAAATTTGTTGGAGTGGTGGTTGCTCAGGCTCTGATATTCTAGCAGCGTTTGGACAAGCTATTGAAGATGGTGTCCATGTGATCTCCTTATCTGTTGGTGCCAATAAAGCTCGTCCATATTATTATGATACCACAGCGATTGGAGCATATGTTGCATCAGTTCAGTATGGTATCACTGTGTCTTCTTCTGCTGGGAATTCAGGTCCAGATGCATATACTGCTGTTAACGTTGCCCCTTGGATTCTCACTGTTGGTGCTTCTACCGTTGACAGGGAGTTTCGAGCTGATGTTGTGCTTGGCGATGGGAGAACTTTTCACGGGGCATCGCTCTACACTGGTGAGCCTTTACCGGATAAATTGATCCCATTAGTGTATGCTGGTGATGCTGGAAATAGCTATTGTACTGCGGGGAGTTTGGATTCATCAAaagttaaaggtaaaattgtgcTTTGTGACAACGGGGTAATTCAAAGACCGGAGAAAGGTATTGAAGTGAAGCGCGCAGGTGGGGTTGGAATGATAGTTCGTAACTACCAAGATGATCTAACTTTGGCTGCTGAGGCTTATCTTACACCAGCTACCACACTTGGTTATACAGATGCAACTTCGATTCGATACTACATCATGTTTAATGATTCCCCAACAGCAAAAATCGTCTTCCGCGGATCAGTAATTGGGGATTCACCGCCATCTCCTAAAGTTGCATCCTTTTCAAGTCGCGGTCCAAACTATATCACAGAAGAAATCCTAACGCCAGATGTTATAGCTCCTGGTGTTATGATCTTGGCTGGTTGGACTGGTGCTGTTTCTCCCTCAAAGATGGAAAACGATGACCGAAGAGTTGAATTTTGGCTAGATTCAGGTACATCAATGTCTTGTCCTCATGTGAGTGGACTCGCAGCTGTGCTGCGAAAGGCACATCCAAATTGGTCACCTGCAGCTATAAAATCCGCTCTAATGACTACTGCTTATAATTTGGATAATTCCGGAGCAACCATTGGTGATATTGCTACTGGCAAAGCTTCAACACTCTTTGATCGTGGAGCTGGACATGTTGATCCTAATTCTGCTCTTGATCCTGGCCTAATCTATGACATTGATCAAGATGAGTATATCTCATTTCTCTGTGCAATTGGTTACAATAGGACCCAAATTTACCTATTTATTCAAGAGATGCCACCAGAAGATATATGTGATAATAATATGGGGAATCCAGGAAATCTAAACTACCCATCATTTTCTGTTGTTTTTGAGGATACCTCTTCTGCGGTTACATATAAGAGGACAGTGAAGAATGTGGGAAGTTCTGCTAAAGCAATTTATGATGTTAAGGTGAATGCTCCTGCAAATGTAGATGTGAAGGTCTCACCAACTAGGCTTGTGTTCAGTGAAGAGAATAAGAGCTTATCCTATGAAATTACATTCTCCAGCAGCACTTCTAGTCGAAGCTTGGGTTTAGATTCGGCTAGCAACACCGCACAAAGTTTTGGATCAATTGCGTGGAGTGATAGAATTCACACCGTTACTAGTCCCATAGCTGTTCTGTGGAAACAAGGAGTGTCCAAGGCTTCCTTTTAA
- the LOC136223289 gene encoding extra-large guanine nucleotide-binding protein 1-like, whose translation MENLTLAGVQCAGNPHFCVNEDGSYQEEGQKNTKGYIWGKAGMKLVCTFLTLPVPSKSSNVSGEQFSSMTSRTVPDYTGILLRIEVFSTLNLRTCGSEMI comes from the exons ATGGAAAATCTTACT CTAGCAGGAGTTCAATGTGCTGGGAACCCACACTTTTGTGTGAATGAGGATGGATCATATCAAGAAGAGGGGCAGAAGAACACTAAAGGTTACATTTGGGGCAAG GCGGGAATGAAGCTGGTTTGCACTTTCTTAACACTACCTGTTCCTTCTAAATCATCAAATGTTTCTGGAGAACAATTTAGCAGTATGACAAGCAGAACTGTCCCTGACTATACTGGGATTTTGTTAAGGATTGAGGTCTTCTCAACCCTAAATCTAAGAACTTGTGGCTCAGAGATGATTTAA